A part of Numenius arquata chromosome 2, bNumArq3.hap1.1, whole genome shotgun sequence genomic DNA contains:
- the CHRM3 gene encoding muscarinic acetylcholine receptor M3, with product MLTHYQFCCQKRSSQKYTVPDPTSCFDVPHWTILCQRATMIMQNNSSALPLLSNVSSFWKRDSHGPGLLDEAASLIGSYDFPQTTESFPFSTVESTNMSLNATSKDPLGGHTVWQVVLIAFLTGILALVTIIGNILVIVAFKVNKQLKTVNNYFLLSLACADLIIGVISMNLYTTYIIMDHWALGNLACDLWLSIDYVASNASVMNLLVISFDRYFSITRPLTYRAKRTTKRAGVMIGLAWIISFVLWAPAILFWQYFVGERTVPPDECFIQFLTEPIITFGTAIAAFYLPVTIMSILYWRIYKETEKRTKELAGLQASGSEAEAARFVHQTGSSRSCSSYELQRQSMKRSTRRKYRRCHFWLTMKSWEPNADQGDQEHSSSDSWNNNDAAASLENSASSDEEDIAAETRAIYSIVLKLPGHSAILNSTKLPSSEDLQESGDELQKSDTESKEKKPKKLHPPKSVQDGGNFQKSFSKLPIQPGSAETTTASDGISSVTKASAALPLSFKEATLAKKFALKTRSQITKRKRMSLIKEKKAAQTLSAILFAFIITWTPYNIMVLVNTFCRCIPKTFWNLGYWLCYINSTVNPVCYALCNKTFRNTFKMLLLCQCDKRKRRKQQYQQRQSVIFHKRIPREAS from the coding sequence aTTATGTCAGAGAGCCACAATGATCATGCAAAATAACAGTTCAGCCTTGCCCCTGCTTTCAAATGTGAGCTCCTTCTGGAAGAGAGATTCACACGGACCGGGACTACTTGATGAAGCAGCGTCACTCATTGGTAGCTATGATTTCCCTCAGACCACAGAGAGTTTTCCCTTCTCCACTGTGGAATCAACAAACATGTCCCTAAATGCCACAAGCAAAGACCCTCTGGGTGGACACACTGTCTGGCAAGTAGTTTTGATTGCTTTCCTCACTGGGATCCTTGCACTGGTGACCATCATAGGAAACATCCTGGTGATTGTTGCATTTAAGGTTAACAAGCAACTGAAAACAGTCAACAACTACTTCTTGCTGAGTCTTGCTTGTGCAGATTTGATCATCGGTGTTATTTCCATGAATCTTTATACCACATACATTATCATGGACCACTGGGCTTTGGGAAACTTGGCCTGTGATCTTTGGCTCTCCATTGACTACGTTGCCAGTAATGCCTCTGTCATGAATCTCCTTGTTATAAGTTTTGACAGGTATTTCTCCATCACTAGGCCGCTTACGTACAGAGCCAAACGAACAACCAAAAGGGCTGGGGTGATGATTGGTTTAGCATGGATCATCTCTTTTGTTCTTTGGGCCCCTGCCATCTTGTTCTGGCAGTATTTTGTTGGGGAGAGGACTGTGCCTCCTGATGAATGTTTCATCCAGTTTCTAACTGAACCTATCATCACTTTTGGCACTGCCATAGCTGCCTTTTACTTGCCAGTGACCATTATGAGTATTTTGTATTGGAGAATCTACAAGGAGACTGAGAAACGCACCAAAGAGTTAGCAGGGCTACAGGCTTCCGGCAGCGAGGCAGAAGCAGCACGCTTTGTACACCAGACAGGCAGCTCCCGGAGCTGCAGCAGCTACGAGCTGCAACGGCAGAGCATGAAGCGCTCCACCCGAAGGAAATACAGACGCTGCCACTTCTGGCTCACAATGAAGAGCTGGGAACCCAATGCAGACCAGGGGGACCAAGAGCACAGCAGCAGCGACAGCTGGAACAACAACGACGCTGCTGCCTCGCTTGAAAATTCAGCCTCCTCTGATGAAGAAGACATCGCTGCAGAGACCAGAGCCATCTATTCGATTGTGCTGAAGCTTCCTGGTCACAGTGCCATCCTCAATTCCACGAAACTGCCCTCCTCAGAAGATTTGCAGGAGTCAGGGGACGAACTGCAGAAATCCGACACagaatcaaaggaaaagaaacctaAAAAATTGCACCCTCCCAAAAGTGTTCAGGATGGTGGAAATTTCCAAAAGAGTTTTTCTAAGCTTCCAATTCAGCCAGGGTCAGCAGAGACAACCACAGCTTCTGATGGCATCTCGTCAGTGACCAAGGCATCTGCAGCCCTACCCTTGTCCTTCAAGGAAGCAACCCTGGCAAAAAAGTTTGCCTTGAAGACCAGAAGTCAGATCACAAAGCGAAAACGAATGTCACttatcaaagaaaagaaagcgGCACAGACACTCAGTGCCATTTTGTTTGCCTTCATCATTACCTGGACCCCATATAACATCATGGTTCTGGTGAACACCTTTTGCAGATGTATCCCCAAAACTTTCTGGAACCTGGGGTACTGGCTTTGCTATATCAATAGCACGGTGAACCCTGTGTGCTACGCACTGTGTAACAAAACATTCAGAAACACTTTCAAGATGCTACTGCTGTGCCAGTGTGACAAACGAAAACGACGCAAACAGCAGTATCAGCAAAGGCAGTCCGTCATTTTTCATAAGCGGATCCCTAGGGAGGCTTCTtag